TTCTCTGTCACAGCTAAAAACGCTTCCGGTACTCTTCCCATGTCGCAGTAAAAAGTACAGGATCGCTCGTTTTTCCTTGTTACGGGAAAAATTCTAGCTATTACCTTGTTGCAGTACAAAAAACTCTAGCTCTTACCTTGTTGCAGTTAAAAATCACCAGTGTGATGGCTATTCCCTTATCGCAGTTAAAAAGACTGCCATGCTCTTCCCTTGTTACAGTGTGTCTGTCATGCGGGCTATTACCATGTTGCAGCGAATATGTGGGTTTTCATAGCTATTTCTTTGTTACAGTGAATGACTGGATTTTGATAGCTCTTACCGTGTCGCAGGAGAAATAGGGGAATGGGTAGGCTCTTACCCTATCGCAGTGAAAAATTCTCCCCTGCTATTCCCTTACCGCAGTAAAAACTTCAGACCAAAACTGCAACAAAGGAAGAGCATTTTTCTCTCCCCCCGGGATACCCCAAAAAGTCCCTACCCTTCCCCTTCCTTCCGCACCACCTGGGGTGGCAGATGTATCTCCCCAAACTGCTCTTCATACTTCTTCACTCTTTCCATAAGCCCCATCATAAATAACTTCGCATTCCTCGGACTTAATGCAATACGACTAAATATCTCTATCCCCTCCTTCCCCGGCGTTATGTTCCCAAAGTCAAACAAAAACTCCTCACTACTGCTATGGAAAAACACCACATTCGCATAGGCAAGTCCAACTACCGAGGAAGCAAACACTACCCTCTCCACTTCCTCTCCCGATTTTCTTCTCATCACTCTCCTCCATCCATCGAAATATCAAAATACGCCTTCAAAAACCGTCGTATCACCGAATGGTTGGTCCCATTCACAGGCTCATAGGTGTAAACTAAGTACAGATCCTCCGGCCTTTCTTTCAGCTGGATAATCGCTATCTCTATCTCTTTCGGAGAAGAGGCGTTAAAAAACGCAAACCTCATCAGCTCATACTCCTTATAAAGTTGTTCAAGAAAGCGCATAAGAGAGGGGAGGGAAAAATTCCCGTTTTGGATAAGGGCGAGTTTGCCTCCGCTTATAATAAACTCATCCATTTTCCCATACACAAACCTCATACGGTAGTGCTTCCCCTCCCTTGTCCAATCCTCTATCACCACCGCCTCCGAAAAACCTACATCTAATTTCCTCGCCTTAACAGGATAAATGGAAGGATTCCTTTCTACAAAATAGCTCCCCCAATCACTTTTAACAGTACGAGAAAAAGCAAAAGCTAACCCTTTGCCGGCATCTCCTATCTCCGTCATGAGAATATCAGGATGAAAACTCCTCGGAAAGCACAACCACTCTACAAACCCCTCTCTTTGAGGGTCATGTAAGAGAAGGGCATAATACCCACCTTTTAGCGCAGCTCCACTAAAAACTTTGGTAAAATTAGTGACCCTATCGAAATCTATCCCCACCTCCCTCAATACTGCCTCTTCCATTTGCCCTATTTTCCCATCATAGGTTCCGTATCTATAAAATCTTGAACCTATCGTAAAAGCACCATAAACAAGAGGGAGAAACTCATAGACCACTATTATCACTATTAAAAGAAAGAATACCTTTAACGTTGTTACTACACACTTCCCTGCTTTTCTGAGTTTTTGTCTCGTCTCCCATCGCATAGTCTCTTTTCCTCCCTATTGACTAAGATCGTAGAGACCATATTTGTAGCCATTTTGCAAATAATCCCGATAACTCACTATCCCACCCCCTATCATAAGTACGCCAGCATAGGTACATGCAACACCAGGCTTTGCCAGTACACCACTCCCAGACATAGCTACACCTGCTCCTACCAACAATACTCCTGCCCCAACGGTTCCTACCACTATCCCAGTTCTTTTCATCGTTTCAGGATTCAAAGAGTATCCAACACGTATCCCATCTGTAACCTCCAGTTTGCCATCTTTACTTTCCACTTTCCAACACTTCTGCCAAGCCATTTTAAGCTTTTACCTACACGGCTTTGTTGGTAAAATAAAAATATCACCTTCTATCAGCAACCCTTTTTCTAATAATAAATTAAATTGTTCTCTTTCCATCGTTAATACTAAATACTTTTGGTCAATCCCTTCTTTTTTTCTCGCTGTACCAAAACCAACAATTTTAATACTAAATGTTCTTTTGTCAACTTCCAGAATATACTGACCCAACTCTATTTTCTCATTGAAACTATAATTAGCAAGCACTTGATTCTTTTCCCTAATTATAAATAAACTATCAATTCTTAATCTTTTCATCTCTTCCCCTTCTACTTTGGAGTTATATTAAACAACTTCTGATGCCTATTTAAGAAAGATTCAATTATAGTATCTTCTCCTATCCTTGGATTTTTCCACTTGTTCTGGAACATATAATGCATATATTCGTGCATAATATCCCATTTGGTAGCATCTTTTGTGTAAGTAATTACTGATTTTCCATTTTCCATCAGTATATGAGAGGCTCGTGCACCTTGATAATTAAGATATGTAAGCATATCCCCCGATGCTTCTTCAACAATTAAGTTAGGACGTAATTTTAACATGAAAATAATTTCATCTCTTGTAGCCACTTTACCAACTGTCGATGCTGTTTTAACTAACCTCGTAGGAGACTTCACCCCCGAGACTACCTTCATGCTCTTTACAACACCAATACCAATCGTTGCCAATACAAATACCTCTTCTCCAGCCCTCTCCCAATCCACACCACCTCTCTGAGTTCCCCACACGTATCGAATGGCAGCTGGTAGACCATGCTCATAGCTATATTCAAGCTCCTTAGGCCTTTTAATCATGATTCTTTTCTCCAACTTTCTCAAGGTACCCCAAACTCTTCTAAAGCTAATTCCTTAGCAATTAATAAGGTGGGTTCTAAATAATTTTTAACACATTTCCTCTCCTTAAATAAACATATAAATTGAAGCCTATTCCGGCTTGTCTTCTTCGATAACAAATACCATCCCATTAAAATTAATTATTAACTTTCTATATTTCATAAACATTCTCCTTATGTTAATATTCTGGGTAAATTCTATGAACATCTGTAACATTTTTCCACTTCCCATTTTTTCAAAATGAATATACGCTTTATCTCCATGCAGATTTTCAACATTAAACCGTACTCCTATATTGTCTGCCTTCTCAGATTCATATCACCACTTTTATTGTAATATATTTGAGCATCTTTTTCAACCCCCTTTCCTAAATTATCTGTAATGTTGTCAACTCTACTCCCCCTCCGTGCGGAGAACGCCTGCTCACCGTTTTGACCATCCATTGTATTATATAACAAGCGTAGGGCTTCGGTAGTCAACTTGAAAAAAGCCCTCAATATGCGAAGGAAGTGTACCCTCCAAGAAGCTTTGTTTTCCTCTTTTTAACCTTCAAGACTAAAGAAAAGAGGAAAGAAGCTTTCTTTAGCCTATGGACTTTCAAATTGTCTGCTCACTAAGTAGCCAACAAAAGCCCCTTAGTTTTATTCTACAGGGCTTTGATTTAATCACCAACTGCTATTATTAACTTTCCTTGCGATAACGCTGATTCACATAGTTTTTTTAACTCTAACATAAATTTTCCTATTTCATTACCTTTATCAATCGCTTTAAATTCTAAAGTAAGACCAAGTAAATCCTTAATTTCCTGCTCTGAATATATTTTATCATTATAAGGATCTAGTTCAGTAATTAGGTTTATTGCTTCTGGAAAATTATTCTTGTTCTTCACAAGATAGTTAAATATCTCTTCTGTAATTTCAATATACTCCTTTGATTTTGCAGCCTCATTTAAGTCATTCGCTACGTATAAATTTATTCCCATTTTCCCTATCCTCCTACTTTAGAAATGCTGTTATAACATTACCATTTTCATCT
This sequence is a window from Thermospira aquatica. Protein-coding genes within it:
- a CDS encoding DUF3467 domain-containing protein, with the protein product MRRKSGEEVERVVFASSVVGLAYANVVFFHSSSEEFLFDFGNITPGKEGIEIFSRIALSPRNAKLFMMGLMERVKKYEEQFGEIHLPPQVVRKEGEG